Proteins encoded by one window of Candidatus Zixiibacteriota bacterium:
- a CDS encoding phosphopentomutase, with amino-acid sequence MYFGRVIVIVIDACGVGALPDAEMYGDAGAATLPHVARAAGGLHLPAMEKLGLGNIVEIQGVPPSRAPQWCCGKMAEKSPGKDSTTGHWEIAGLTLEEPFPTFPNGFPHELVREFEHRASIKTIGNFPASGTEIIQKLGPHHMETGEVILYTSADSVFQLAAHEDVYSPEKLYDICGIARQLLVGQYAVARVIARPFVGSQGNFVRTAGRRDFSLKPPKNTILDLMLANGKETLAIGKVYDLYGERGFSNRIKAANNAEVMNSVIDSVRTDHQHHMIVANCVDFDMLWGHRNDEKGFARGLVEFDFHLQTLLGDLRGDDLLFITADHGCDPTLKTSTDHTREYVPLLVYSHKLRSAVYLGTRETFADIAATIAENFRIKHSLTGKSFLSSIVS; translated from the coding sequence ATGTACTTCGGCCGTGTGATAGTCATTGTAATCGACGCCTGCGGTGTGGGAGCTCTTCCCGATGCCGAAATGTACGGTGATGCCGGGGCGGCTACTCTCCCCCATGTGGCCCGGGCAGCCGGCGGACTTCATCTCCCCGCCATGGAAAAACTTGGACTGGGTAACATCGTGGAAATTCAGGGTGTCCCCCCCAGCCGTGCGCCCCAATGGTGCTGCGGCAAAATGGCGGAAAAATCGCCCGGCAAAGACTCAACCACAGGACACTGGGAAATCGCCGGCCTCACACTTGAAGAACCTTTTCCGACCTTCCCCAACGGCTTCCCGCATGAGTTGGTCCGTGAATTTGAACACCGCGCGTCAATAAAGACAATCGGCAATTTCCCGGCCAGCGGCACCGAAATCATCCAGAAACTCGGCCCCCATCACATGGAAACCGGAGAGGTTATCCTCTATACTTCAGCTGATTCCGTTTTTCAACTGGCCGCTCACGAAGACGTTTACAGTCCGGAAAAACTCTACGACATATGTGGAATAGCGCGCCAATTGCTCGTCGGACAATACGCTGTCGCCAGGGTAATCGCCAGACCCTTCGTTGGCTCCCAGGGCAACTTTGTCCGAACCGCCGGCCGAAGAGATTTTTCCCTTAAGCCGCCCAAGAATACTATTCTTGACCTTATGCTCGCCAACGGGAAAGAAACTCTCGCCATCGGAAAGGTGTACGACCTCTACGGCGAACGAGGCTTTAGCAATAGAATCAAGGCCGCCAATAACGCCGAAGTCATGAACTCCGTTATTGACAGCGTACGCACCGACCATCAGCACCACATGATTGTCGCGAATTGCGTGGACTTCGATATGCTCTGGGGACATCGCAACGATGAAAAGGGATTCGCGCGCGGATTGGTCGAATTCGACTTTCACCTTCAGACCCTCCTTGGTGATTTGCGCGGCGATGACTTGCTGTTTATCACTGCCGATCACGGCTGCGACCCGACCTTGAAAACTTCGACTGACCACACCCGCGAGTATGTTCCGCTTTTGGTCTACTCGCACAAATTGAGGTCCGCTGTGTACCTCGGAACACGCGAAACTTTCGCGGATATCGCCGCCACCATCGCGGAAAATTTCCGGATCAAACACAGTCTGACGGGTAAATCTTTCCTGAGTTCGATTGTGAGCTGA
- a CDS encoding zf-HC2 domain-containing protein, which yields MTCQSTLALLEDFVDKELTTEQQAQIEKHITACDKCRAEYESAIVLKELLQNRKTPDPGQDYWLETTSLIRARTVDSIAPPSEATRAVDRRSYDRNAFVRSLVSVAASLVILFSALLLGSTHKQHLADIGTTEAPVFVSVPLEEVVASDNITIVTVEEKALVSKGMLLLGAPGILGRFAPPTGLAQVAGSTF from the coding sequence ATGACATGCCAAAGCACTTTGGCGCTCCTTGAGGATTTTGTCGATAAAGAACTGACAACTGAGCAGCAGGCTCAAATTGAAAAACATATTACGGCATGTGATAAATGCCGGGCCGAATATGAATCGGCAATAGTCCTCAAGGAGCTCCTCCAAAATAGAAAAACGCCGGACCCCGGTCAGGATTACTGGCTGGAAACAACTAGCCTGATTCGGGCAAGAACGGTGGATTCTATCGCCCCCCCTTCTGAAGCGACACGCGCCGTGGACAGACGCTCCTACGATCGCAATGCTTTCGTCAGATCGCTTGTTTCGGTCGCTGCCTCGCTGGTTATTCTCTTTTCGGCTCTTCTGCTCGGCTCTACGCACAAGCAACACCTGGCTGATATCGGGACTACCGAGGCCCCAGTATTTGTATCTGTGCCTTTAGAAGAAGTTGTTGCCTCCGATAATATTACTATTGTGACCGTAGAAGAAAAGGCACTGGTATCCAAAGGGATGCTGCTGTTGGGAGCACCTGGAATTCTGGGGAGATTCGCCCCACCCACAGGCCTCGCGCAAGTCGCAGGATCTACGTTTTAA
- a CDS encoding RNA polymerase sigma factor: MNKSIPELVEDFLAGDDQAFGLLVERYRKKIYSLAYQVLGNHLDADEVVQETFVRVYRKRKELNDVRYFSSFIIRVATNYAIDMLRKHKGHSAIPDDTATLPGSIQMDLSARVETPSESFERKRLMEEVNRALEQLPPRQRLTAILHDVEGYTKSEIAQVFDCPEATVRSNLHIARTKIRKILKQRFKAKE; the protein is encoded by the coding sequence ATGAATAAGTCGATTCCCGAACTGGTTGAAGACTTTCTGGCGGGCGACGACCAGGCCTTCGGACTGCTGGTCGAGCGATACAGAAAGAAGATATACTCTCTGGCCTACCAGGTACTTGGGAATCACCTCGATGCCGATGAGGTGGTTCAGGAGACCTTCGTCAGAGTGTATCGCAAACGCAAGGAACTAAATGATGTAAGATACTTCTCGAGCTTTATCATTCGGGTAGCTACCAACTACGCGATTGATATGTTGCGTAAGCATAAGGGACACAGCGCCATACCTGATGATACCGCGACGCTGCCCGGCAGCATCCAAATGGATTTGTCAGCGCGCGTGGAAACGCCGAGTGAGAGCTTCGAGAGAAAACGCTTGATGGAAGAGGTTAATCGGGCGCTGGAACAGTTGCCCCCTCGGCAACGTTTAACAGCCATCCTTCACGATGTTGAAGGTTACACCAAGAGTGAGATAGCCCAGGTCTTCGATTGTCCTGAAGCCACCGTTCGGTCAAACCTCCATATCGCGCGAACCAAAATAAGGAAGATTTTAAAACAGCGGTTTAAAGCTAAGGAGTAA